CGGATTTCCTGACTGTAAAGCTTGTCCGTGAACGCGCCCTCGGTCGTCAGGGATTCGTTCTTCATGCCGAAATTGATCGAATTGCGGGTGATGGTGGATTCTGTCCAGCCGGTTTGTGCGGTCAACCGCAGAACATCGCTGAAGTCATGGGTAAGCTCGATGCCGAAATTATTGACGTAGCCCTCGCGCACTTCCTGAAAGACCGGCAGCGTGGTCAATCCGAAACCGCGATAATAATCCGGCAGGATATCGCCCCAGATATCGCCGCGCCGCGCATCATAGGATGGCGCGCCGGTCGACCAGTAGGGGCCAGCGATGTCATTCTGCGTCTGTCCGTCGAAGCTGCGCGAATAGCTGACGATGACCTGCGTGTTATTATCCTGTGTCGGCAGCCACAGCAGCTTGCCACCCAGCGTCCAGTAATCATCCGTGACATAGTCGTCATAGCTGTCGAAGGCGCGGTAGGACGGATAATTCAGATCGCTGTCCTTCTCGGACCATTCGCCCCGCACGCGGTAGGCAAGGCGGTCGCCGATCGCATCGCCGAAGGCCAGACCGATCTGCTTGTGGTTGTCGGAGCCATAGGTCACCTGCGCCGCGCCGGACCGGGCAAATTCCGGGTCTTTCGTGCGCAGATAGACCGCGCCCGCCAGCGCCGCGCGTCCGGAAAGGGTGGATTGCGGACCGCGGTAGACTTCCAGCTGTTCGGTGTCGAACGTGCCGCGCACGCCGCGCCTTGTGCCCTGAACCGTCTGCTGCACACCGTCGACATAGAACGACGCCAGCGGCGCACCCAGCCCGCCCGGCGTCAATCCTTCGGAATTCACGCCGCGCAGCACGAAGCCGGTATCGGTCCAGTCACCCGTGCTGACATTGGCCATGTTGCGGAAAGCATCGGTCACGGTCTGCGTCGTCGGCCGCTCCAGCTGCCTTGCATCGGCGATGGCAACGCTTGAATTGCTGTCCTCCGCAACCGTGGTCGTCCGGTCGCCATAGATCACGATGGTGTCGAGTAGAATAGGCTCTCCTACCTGCGCATGGGCCTGTCCGATTGCGAGCGCGGACACAGTTCCGAGAATGATCGTAAGGCGAAGTTTGCGGTCCAAATTAAGCTCTCCTGTCTGAAATAGCGTCTCGCTCCGGCGGAGTGACAGATTCCTGACAAAAATACATGGAATTAGCTTCAGGTAATCCCCCTTTCGGAAATGCGGGGTCAAAGAAGCACTTGTTGTTGCGAAAATCACATAGCCATGCGGGGCGTTTGCGTCTGACGCGGTACACATAAGGGTGCGCCGCTTTCGGGGTCCGTGATGACGGTGACGGAGACGCCGAACACCTCCAGCACCGATGCGGAGGTCATCACCTCCTCGGGCCGGCCCTCACCTTGAAGCCTGCCATCGCGCAGCAGGACAAGCCGATCTGCATATCGCGAGGCCTGATTGAGGTCGTGCAGAACGGCGATCACCGTATTGCCACGTTCCTCGACAAGGCGCCGCAGCAATTCCAGCAACTCGATCTGATGGGCGAGGTCGAGATAGGTCGTCGGCTCATCCAGCAGCAGGACTTCGCCCTGCTGGGCGAGTGTCATTGCAATCCATGCGCGCTGTCGCTGTCCGCCGGACAGGCTGTCCAGCCGACGGTCCCGCAAATGCGCAACTGAGGTCAGGTTCAGCGCGTCTTCGACGGCGGCGCTATCCTCTTCCCGCCAGCCGCCGAACAGGGGGCGATGTGGGTAGCGGCCCTGACGAACGAGGTCGCAGACGGTCATCCCTTCCGGTGCCTGTGCGCCCTGAGCCAGATATCCGATGCGCCGCGCGATGGCTTTCGGCGAAAGCCGTGCCAGTTCCGTCCCGTCCAGCAAGACCGTGCCGCTTTCCAGCCGTTGAAGCCCTGCCAGACTGCGCAGAATGGTGGATTTGCCCGAACCGTTCGGCCCCAGAAGCGCCGTGAACTGCCCGCGCGGAATCCCTAGGCTCAGGGAATCCACGACCGGCTTGCCCCCATAGCCGATACGGACATCCCGCAATTCAAGGGGATAGGCGGGATCAGTCATGCCGTCGCCTCCAGAGAAGATAGCCAAAGAACGGGGCGCCAAGCAAAGCGGTGAACAGCCCGACCGGCAGTTGAATGGGTGGCATGATCCGCCTTGCGGCAAGATCAGCACTCAGCACCAGAAGCGCGCCGATCAGGGCCGATGCCGGTATGAGCCGCCGATGCGGATGCCCGACCAGACGTCGTGCGATATGCGGCGCGGCAAGGCCGACAAAGGCTATCAGACCTGCCGCCGCAACCGCCGCACCCGACAGCAAGGCGCAGATCAGCACGGCCAGCCCTCGCACCGTGTCGACGCGCTGGCCCAGACCTTGCGCGACGGTGTCCCCGAAGGCGATCAGATCCAACTCTCGCGCCAGCAGCCATGCCGCCAGCAGACCGGGCAGGGCCCATATCGCCAGCATCTGCACCCGTTCCCAGCGGCTGTCCTGCAGACTGCCCGCCAGCCAGATCATCGCGCGCTGCACCGCTGCCGCGTCGCCAAAGGTTGAAATGAAGCTGGCCGCCGCCCCGGCCATTGCAGACAGCCCGACCCCGATCAGGATGATCCGCATCGAGCTTGCCCCGTCCCGCCAGGACAGCAGGTAGATCGCCACAGCCATGCCGAGCGCCCCGGCAAAGGTCAGCCAGGGCAGCAGACTTTCGGGCAAAGCCCGGATCTGGACGATGACCAGAACCGCCGCGAGTGCCGCACCTGCGTTGATGCCCAGCAATCCCGGCTCTGCCAGCGGGTTCCGCATCACCGCCTGACAGACCGCGCCCGCCGTACCGAGTGCCGCCCCGACGAGCGTGGCCATCACGGCGCGTGGCAGCCGTAGCCCGGTGACGATCATTTGCGGCGCGGGCAGGGCCTCTCCGCGCAAGGCCGCCAGCACATCGGTCAGCGGCACCGGCTGATTGCCCAGCATCAGGGCCAGCAGAAAGATCGCCGAGGTCATAAGGATCAGGCTTGCCCAGACGACCTTCATGCGGCGGCTCCGCTTCGGCGGCGTGCCAGCCAGATAAAGAAGGGCGCACCGATCAGCGCCATCGTGATGCCCAGCGGCACATCCACGCCCAATGCCGCGCGTGGCAGCGTATCCCCGATCAATGCCAGCCCGGCGCCACCAAGCGCGGCGAATGGCAGGATCAGGCGGTAATCCGGCCCGACGCTCAGCCGCACGATATGGGGAACGACCAGTCCGACAAAACCAAGCGGCCCGGCGATGGCCACCGATCCACCGGCCAGCCCGACGACCAGAACCGCCGACAGGATACGCCACATTGCCGGGTTTTGACCAAGCGCCTGCGAGGTCTCCGCCCCAAGGCTCAGCGCGGTGAACTGCTCCCGCAACAGCAGGGCGGCGATCAGCGCAGCCATGAGCCACGGCAGGACCGGAAGGATTTGCGACATCTGCCGGTTCCGCAGGCTGCCCGCCGTCCAAAGCCGCACCACATCCATCGTCTGGGCATCAAGGATCAGCACCGACATGGTCAGCGCGCCCAGAAATGTTGCGACCACGACGCCCGCCAGCACCAGTTTCAGCGGCGTGGCGCCGCTCCGACCCGCGGCGCCGAGGGTGTAGACGGCGACGGCGGCAAGTGCCGCCCCCAGAAACGCCGCCCACATCAGCTGTCCGCCCCCGCTGATCCCGATGAGCGAGATCGCCAGCACCACGGCAAAGCTCGCCCCGGCATTGACACCCAGCAAGCCCGGTTCGGCCAGTGGATTGCCGGTGACGGCCTGCATGATTGCGCCCGCGACAGCGAGCGCCGCACCTGCCGAGATCGCCGCGATGACGCGCGGCAGGCGAACGGTTCGGATGACGATGTCAGCGCGCTCGTCCGCAGGCGATAAAAGCGCCTGCATCGCCCGGTGCAGCGAGATATCGGACGACCCGACGGTGAGCGCCCAAAGCGCCAGCACCACCAGCGCAAACAGCGACAGTGCAGTCAAAGCAGCGTATCCAGGTCTCACGGAGCGTCGATCACATATTTTTCCAGATCGTCCAGCACCCGATTGGCCGAGGCGAGGCCGCTGAACTCCATCCATGTCGCAGCGTCGACGCGATGCACATTGCCGGACTGAACCGCAGGCAGCATCTGCCAAAGCGGGTTGGACAGCACCTCTTCATGACGGCCGTCCTTGTCGGAATCATTGGTGCCGCCCACGATGTAAAGCAACACATCACCATCCAGCTCCGCCAGTTCTTCCCAGTCCGGGCGCTTCATCGACAGCGAGGGATCATCCGTCGTTTCGTATTCGGTGCGGGTGACGCCCGCCTGTTTCATCACCTCGAAGGGGGCATAGCTTTGCGGCGCATCCAGATAGACCTGAAAGTCCCAAGAGGTGATCCGCAGCACGGAAACCGTCTTGTCGGGCATCCGGTCGCGGATATCGGCAAGCCTTGCGTCATAAGCCTGCATCTTTTCTGCAATCTCGTCTTCCCGGCCGGTGAATTC
The genomic region above belongs to Paracoccus sp. SCSIO 75233 and contains:
- a CDS encoding iron-siderophore ABC transporter substrate-binding protein, translating into MPALACDGRLLEDEGVYAGPLCVPSAPQRVVVLDASFGLGIGMDVGLPIIGAPLDRMSDDGLKSRAEAADVTSIGFVTEPSLETIVALQPDMILAFVGSESMASGVYPQLSQLAPTLLYTDIDWRAFYSLLAEFTGREDEIAEKMQAYDARLADIRDRMPDKTVSVLRITSWDFQVYLDAPQSYAPFEVMKQAGVTRTEYETTDDPSLSMKRPDWEELAELDGDVLLYIVGGTNDSDKDGRHEEVLSNPLWQMLPAVQSGNVHRVDAATWMEFSGLASANRVLDDLEKYVIDAP
- a CDS encoding iron ABC transporter permease, with amino-acid sequence MTALSLFALVVLALWALTVGSSDISLHRAMQALLSPADERADIVIRTVRLPRVIAAISAGAALAVAGAIMQAVTGNPLAEPGLLGVNAGASFAVVLAISLIGISGGGQLMWAAFLGAALAAVAVYTLGAAGRSGATPLKLVLAGVVVATFLGALTMSVLILDAQTMDVVRLWTAGSLRNRQMSQILPVLPWLMAALIAALLLREQFTALSLGAETSQALGQNPAMWRILSAVLVVGLAGGSVAIAGPLGFVGLVVPHIVRLSVGPDYRLILPFAALGGAGLALIGDTLPRAALGVDVPLGITMALIGAPFFIWLARRRSGAAA
- a CDS encoding TonB-dependent receptor, which translates into the protein MDRKLRLTIILGTVSALAIGQAHAQVGEPILLDTIVIYGDRTTTVAEDSNSSVAIADARQLERPTTQTVTDAFRNMANVSTGDWTDTGFVLRGVNSEGLTPGGLGAPLASFYVDGVQQTVQGTRRGVRGTFDTEQLEVYRGPQSTLSGRAALAGAVYLRTKDPEFARSGAAQVTYGSDNHKQIGLAFGDAIGDRLAYRVRGEWSEKDSDLNYPSYRAFDSYDDYVTDDYWTLGGKLLWLPTQDNNTQVIVSYSRSFDGQTQNDIAGPYWSTGAPSYDARRGDIWGDILPDYYRGFGLTTLPVFQEVREGYVNNFGIELTHDFSDVLRLTAQTGWTESTITRNSINFGMKNESLTTEGAFTDKLYSQEIRLNYDDGALRWVAGGYAARETQDAFRNQTLLSFAQTENEAKLTNYALFGEAEYRFASGLRVIAGGRLDKFEQEQSGVVYDNGALVSDISNDFSDTVFIPKIGVGYDFGANQSVTLIYQEGYRPGGAGIRASDGSEYEYDAERTGNIELAWRGRFMDDRLRVGANIFHQSWDDQQVELRQDPNSSASAIIANAGESKSYGAEVELAYAATDMLDITASLGLLQTEFKDFRVGNDDFTGLDFPGAPSRNLALGFAWGGDTGWFANGNLRMQSSSLSRLETGVPQPVELSGFGTVDLAAGYGWDNAKLTAYATNLFDKEYYTYEYGPGAFASVGDRREIGMRLETRF
- a CDS encoding ABC transporter ATP-binding protein, which codes for MTDPAYPLELRDVRIGYGGKPVVDSLSLGIPRGQFTALLGPNGSGKSTILRSLAGLQRLESGTVLLDGTELARLSPKAIARRIGYLAQGAQAPEGMTVCDLVRQGRYPHRPLFGGWREEDSAAVEDALNLTSVAHLRDRRLDSLSGGQRQRAWIAMTLAQQGEVLLLDEPTTYLDLAHQIELLELLRRLVEERGNTVIAVLHDLNQASRYADRLVLLRDGRLQGEGRPEEVMTSASVLEVFGVSVTVITDPESGAPLCVPRQTQTPRMAM
- a CDS encoding iron ABC transporter permease codes for the protein MKVVWASLILMTSAIFLLALMLGNQPVPLTDVLAALRGEALPAPQMIVTGLRLPRAVMATLVGAALGTAGAVCQAVMRNPLAEPGLLGINAGAALAAVLVIVQIRALPESLLPWLTFAGALGMAVAIYLLSWRDGASSMRIILIGVGLSAMAGAAASFISTFGDAAAVQRAMIWLAGSLQDSRWERVQMLAIWALPGLLAAWLLARELDLIAFGDTVAQGLGQRVDTVRGLAVLICALLSGAAVAAAGLIAFVGLAAPHIARRLVGHPHRRLIPASALIGALLVLSADLAARRIMPPIQLPVGLFTALLGAPFFGYLLWRRRHD